The proteins below are encoded in one region of Brassica napus cultivar Da-Ae chromosome A6, Da-Ae, whole genome shotgun sequence:
- the LOC106355467 gene encoding uncharacterized protein LOC106355467, with amino-acid sequence MPEFKPLMEDQWKDYEKLFNSTSAMFRLTKQLKALKQPLRALSKMKLGDISRKTGEAYQVLCQKQGETLNNPTMEAMRDGNNKFFQNSAKLREIRNAIHEIQRADGSLAKTDEEIKAEAESFFAEFMTKQPDDFEGVSVDRLKELLGYQCSEMDCRNLEREVTREEIKEVIFHMPGSKSPGPDVYTSEFFKEAWEVIGDDVIVAIQSFFVKGFLPKGVNSTILALIPKKEESKMMKDYRPISCCNVLYKAISMIIANRVFADGTRNSIEGILREFDDFDRMSGLKISMEKSTLFMAGNMQKREEILRDFQFATGSLPVRYLGLPLLTKRMTVLDYLPLIEKIRKRVSSWTGRLPSGCIKEIERLCSSFLWSGPELNGRKTKVVWRDVCRTKQESGLGVRPLKEENTQSGSWMWKKLLKCREIAKSLYQVEVRNGKKASFWFEAWSPMGRLQEVLSGRGHIDLGIRAKDTVEACKSHRRRHHRVHILNAVELEIEKMKEKWVDEEDVSLWRNEKGRYKAAFFTCDTWQNIREKHLCCSWHSTVWFKHAIPKYAFVTWMTSFGDCRAPFFKCPYSMQIWEVLMEGVLQGLVGVRAGHPVGVRAGCLVGVRAR; translated from the exons ATGCCAGAGTTCAAACCTTTAATGGAAGATCAATGGAAGGATTATGAGAAGTTATTCAACTCAACTTCTGCTATGTTTCGTCTTACGAAGCAGCTAAAAGCTTTGAAGCAGCCACTGAGAGCCCTGAGTAAAATGAAGTTAGGAGATATCTCAAGAAAAACCGGTGAGGCGTATCAGGTTTTATGTCAAAAGCAGGGAGAGACGTTAAACAATCCTACTATGGAAGCTATGC GGGATGGTAATAACAAGTTTTTTCAAAACTCAGCAAAGCTTCGAGAAATTAGGAATGCCATCCATGAAATACAGAGAGCAGATGGGTCTTTGGCAAAGACGGATGAAGAGATTAAAGCAGAAGCAGAAAGTTTCTTCGCGGAGTTTATGACGAAGCAACCGGATGATTTCGAAGGTGTTTCAGTGGATAGACTGAAGGAGCTGTTGGGGTATCAATGTAGTGAGATGGATTGCAGGAACCTTGAGAGAGAAGTCACAAGAGAAGAAATAAAGGAGGTTATATTTCATATGCCGGGTAGTAAGTCTCCAGGGCCAGACGTTTATACATCTGAATTCTTTAAGGAAGCGTGGGAAGTAATTGGAGACGATGTTATAGTGGCAATACAGTCTTTCTTTGTGAAGGGGTTTCTACCAAAGGGAGTAAACTCTACCATATTGGCTTTGATACCAAAGAAGGAGGAATCTAAGATGATGAAAGATTACCGTCCCATCTCCTGTTGCAACGTTCTGTATAAAGCTATCTCAATGATCATAGCAAACAG GGTGTTTGCAGATGGAACTCGGAATTCAATTGAAGGAATTCTCAGGGAGTTTGATGATTTTGATAGAATGAGTGGGTTGAAGATTAGTATGGAAAAGTCCACTCTGTTTATGGCGGGTAATAtgcagaagagagaagagattcTGAGAGATTTTCAGTTTGCTACAGGGTCACTTCCGGTACGCTACTTGGGGCTTCCCTTATTAACGAAGAGAATGACTGTGCTTGATTATCTCCCTCTGATAGAGAAAATCCGGAAGAGAGTGAGTTCGTGGACGGGAAG ATTACCCAGTGGTTGCATCAAGGAAATCGAGAGACTGTGTTCAAGCTTTCTTTGGTCTGGTCCGGAGCTAAATGGGAGAAAAACTAAAGTTGTATGGAGAGATGTCTGCAGAACAAAGCAAGAAAGTGGGTTGGGTGTCAGACCTTTAAAGGAG GAGAACACACAGAGTGGTTCATGGATGTGGAAAAAGCTTCTAAAATGTCGTGAGATTGCAAAAAGTTTATATCAAGTGGAGGTGCGAAATGGAAAGAAAGCGTCCTTTTGGTTTGAAGCTTGGTCTCCAATGGGTCGTCTACAAGAGGTTTTGAGTGGTAGAGGACACATTGATCTGGGCATACGTGCAAAAGATACTGTGGAAGCTTGTAAAAGTCACAGGAGGAGACATCATCGAGTTCATATTCTAAATGCAGTGGAGTTGGAAATTGAGAAGATGAAGGAGAAGTGGGTTGATGAGGAGGATGTGTCTCTGTGGAGGAATGAGAAGGGTAGATACAAAGCTGCTTTTTTCACTTGTGATACTTGGCAAAATATTCGAGAGAAGCATCTTTGTTGCTCATGGCACTCTACTGTATGGTTTAAACATGCTATTCCCAAATATGCTTTTGTCACTTGGATG ACATCCTTTGGAGACTGTAGAGCACCTTTTTTCAAATGCCCTTACTCTATGCAAATATGGGAAGTGCTAATGGAAGGGGTCTTGCAAG GTctagtaggagtgagagctggACATccagtaggagtgagagctggCTGCctagtaggagtgagagctagGTAG